One Colius striatus isolate bColStr4 chromosome 7, bColStr4.1.hap1, whole genome shotgun sequence DNA segment encodes these proteins:
- the IGSF22 gene encoding LOW QUALITY PROTEIN: immunoglobulin superfamily member 22 (The sequence of the model RefSeq protein was modified relative to this genomic sequence to represent the inferred CDS: inserted 12 bases in 7 codons; substituted 10 bases at 10 genomic stop codons), whose protein sequence is MHTKLTEEFVSRKSSVLLEASSMVMCSIEILAGESIXEFVEKPCLLTTPEEFLTELKPLKVTERETSVFETRLPKKLQNFTXKFNGKEKFNGGDEYEFIASGDGLAHTMKTKGLQSSNFKELSTPNTRVKKXRKACLQCVLTSEDVTLKGIKNGGVIERSPKYIMKHXKRAEFIVNAAELSDXGDCTAIAGCQKGVASQWHPQHWAFQVCSLVRILWLPVSKEALAAGEWIPGLVHECPLWAIARISSRDICNHEGYVCDVHALTKDPAKLCVVLSDAKVEGMXLRDSKHITDVRSIWIVRQDAIHKLMTNRMGEESEGKKSYQHRKDVKLYLQLQLSNIFFANSLVIEQSILELFAAHSTTMKTKKTASIKEPFKAKWKALKGNGRKQVTHLIIERMVEEKNPWIKAGRVESNYTTFAMEKVEEGKAYXFRICAINSEDLIKPLKTEEIFFSEEPLRQVCQPQVADVRKEVVTITWNSPVQGHILEKRKRGSNLCVLVTKEPAQGTGFKVDGFPEDTEXEFHVIAVNCVGPGLLSLPSXFLIAKEPIRSMLEVXAEDTKKLTKCTKIPVSNTTSSVGGLQERXKYYIXMRVVNEAGMGEAVEIQKILVKPPSGAQFDWNEESGTSMQSRTTXSRSHRNSSRWVADFPXPPANLVEEXPNTVSLNHSSAVEDDYDYDVLKYXVSTTVWFTAAEEVYSNNYTIIGLPPRRKYFXVIACNDAEDPNPLQVTRFVCTNLRDGTKTLKNKEISCFLKMRSHKRILPYSAGIYLVRLHANAKGGTTSMSHGKDYAMSCAFISNHHPTVTLYKSNICITSKS, encoded by the exons ATGCACACCAAGCTGACAGAAG AATTTGTTTCTAGGAAGTCTTCTGTCTTACTGGAGGCCTCTAGCATGGTGATGTGTTCCATTGAGATCCTTGCTGGAGAAAGCA CTGAATTTGTGGAAAAGCCTTGTCTACTGACAACACCTGAGG AATTCCTGACAGAACTGAAACCATTGAAGGTGACTGAAAGAGAGACATCAGTGTTTGAAACCCGCCTGCCAAAGAAACTGCAAAACTTCACCTAGAAGTTCAATGGGAAAGAGAAGTTCAACGGGGGTGATGAGTATGAATTTATTGCATCTGGTGATGGATTGGCCCACACTATGAAAACTAAGGGTCTTCAGTCCAGTAACTTTAAAGAACTCAGT ACTCCAAACACCAGAGTGAAAAAGTAGAGAAAAGCCTGCCTGCAGTGTGTGCTGACTTCTGAAGACGTCACCTTGAAGGGGATAAAGAATGGAGGAGTGATTGAGAGGTCTCCTAAGTACATCATGAAACA GAAGAGAGCAGAGTTTATTGTTAATGCTGCTGAGTTAAGTGACTGAGGAGATTGCACAGCAATTGCAGGAT GCCAGAAGGGAGTGGCTTCCCAGTGGCATCCCCAACACTGGGCTTTCCAGGTGTGCAGCCTGGTGAGGATTCTGTGGCTGCCAGTGAGCAAGGaagccctggctgctggagaATGGATACCAGGCCTGGTACATGAGTGCCCTCTATGGGCCATTGCCAG GATATCCTCAAGAGACATTTGCAACCATGAAGGGTATGTGTGTGATGTTCATGCTCTAACTAAAGATCCTGCCAAGCTCTGTGTTGTCCTGAGTGATGCAAAGGTGGAAGGAATGTAGCTTAGGGACAGTAAG CATATTACAGACGTGAGGAGTATCTGGATAGTGAGGCAGGATGCCATCCACAAACTCATGACTAACAGAATGGGAGAGGAGAGTGAAGGGAA GAAAAGTTATCAACACAGAAAAGATGTCAAGCTGTAtttgcagctgcagctttcAAATATCTTCTTTGCAAATTCTCTTGTTATTGAACAATCTATCCTTGAGCTTTTTGCTGCACATAGCACTACTATGAAAACTAAGAAAACAGCAAGCATCAAGGAGCCTTTCAAGGCAAA ATGGAAAGCACTCAAAGGCAATGGAAGAAAGCAGGTGACTCACTTGATCATTGAGAGAAtggttgaagaaaaaaatccatggaTCAAAGCAGGGAGAGTGGAGAGCAACTACACCACGTTTGCTATGGAGAAAGTGGAGGAAGGGAAAGCCTATTAATTCAGAATCTGTGCCATCAACTCTGAGGACCTCATCAAGCccctgaaaacagaagaaatttttttttctgagg aGCCTCTGAGACAGGTATgtcagcctcaagttgcagatGTCAGGAAAGAAGTTGTCACCATCACCTGGAACTCCCCAGTGCAGGGTCACATcctagaaaaaaggaaaaggggtaGCAATCTCTGTGTTCTTGTCACCAAGGAGCCAGCCCAAG GTACTGGATTCAAAGTGGATGGTTTTCCAGAGGATACAGA TGAGTTCCATGTGATAGCTGTCAATTGTGTAGGCCCTGGTCTTCTCAGCCTGCCCTC CTTCCTCATTGCAAAGGAGCCTATCA GATCCATGCTAGAGGTGTGAGCTGAGGACACCAAGAAATTAACAAAATGCACAAAGATTCCTGTCTCTAATACCACTTCATCTGTAGGAGGTTTGCAGGAGAG CAAATACTACATCTGAATGCGAGTTGTGAATGAAGCTGGTATGGGAGAAGCAGTGGAGATACAAAAAATTCTAGTAAAGCCACCTTCAG GCGCTCAGTTTGACTGGAATGAAGAGTCAGGCACCAGCATG cagagcaggaccacctagagtaggtcacacaggaactcgtccaggtgggtt GCAG ATTTCCCCTGACCACCTGCTAATCTGGTTGAAG GTCCTAACACTGTGAGCCTAAATCATAGCTCAGCTGTAGAAGACGACTATGATTATGATGTCCTGAAATA GGTCAGTACCACTGTGTGGTTCACAGCTGCAGAGGAGGTCTACAGCAATAACTACACTATCATAGGCCTGCCCCCACGGAGGAAATACTTCTGAGTAATTGCCTGCAATGACGCTGAGGACCCCAACCCTCTG CAAGTCACAAGGTTTGTTTGCACAAACCTGAGAGATGGTACAAAAACTCTGAAGAATAAGGAGATaagctgttttctgaaaatgagGTCTCATAAGAGAATTTTGCCATATAGTGCAGGGATTTACCTGGTGAGACTTCATGCCAATGCAAAAGGAG GAACCACAAGCATGAGCCATGGCAAGGACTATGCCATGAGCTGTGCTTTCATCAGCAACCACCACCCAACAGTGACCCTGTACAAGAGTAATATTTGCATCACATCTAAGTCTTAA